The Pseudopipra pipra isolate bDixPip1 chromosome Z, bDixPip1.hap1, whole genome shotgun sequence nucleotide sequence tgcctcccctcccttcctgtGTTAACAAAAGCATATTGATATTAAAACCCAGCTTGGAGTGGCTTGAGTGACCTCAGTCCCGCTGTGCATGAGGGCTCTGACACGCTGAGATGTGCAGGAGTGCTCCTGTGTGCTCCCCGTGCTCTCAGTCACACCTGTTCTGTACCCAGGTCTGTTGTACTACGCCGGCCACGGCTACGAAAACTACGGCAACAGTTTCATGGTTCCCGTGGACGCTCCCAACCCCTACCGGTCAGCACACTGCCCGTGCGTGCAGGACATCCTGCGCCGCATGCAGCACAAGGAGACGGGGCTCAACGTGTTCCTGCTGGACATGTGTCGGAAAAGGTGTCACCGCTGCTCCTCAGCGGGGGTTCAGGGGTGGCTTTGCTCCACAGGACAGGGAGTAATGACTCGAGTTCGGGGAACTGGCTGTGAGGTTGGCTCTCTGTCCCTGTGGGTGGATACCTGCCTCCTGATTCCAGcaacatttatttcttcttttttgctgttgcttaAAAGTTATAGACCATTAGTCTGATGAGATAAAAGTGAAATTGGGCATCTTAAAGGAGGAACGTGACCCTTTCCCCTTGCACCGTTATCCGCCCTCATTACAGGAGGAAGGAGAACCCCTGTGATCAAAGGCATGTTAATTTGGCAGAAGGGCTCAAGTGAAGTGCTTATTTTAGAACTCTTCAGAGCCATGGATTTTGCTTTTATGCTGGGGATGTTGTATCTTTATTTAGAGCTTAAAACCCAACTGATTTATGGGGTTTTTCTAAACAAAGTACTGTGTTCTTCCCGTGTTGAGAAACTACATGCCCAATTAAACTTGCActtgaaatcagctcttcagtCAGCACTTCTGGCAATTGGTCTCTCAGGAATGTTTCATAACAGAAAAGTGCTGGTGCCTTGGTGTCTGTCGAGCCTCTAAACTTCAGTGCTAATGAAATGCCTGTGACCCAATTCAGGTTCACAGTCTGTATCCAAATAGAAAATCCATCTACATAAGCCTTGTGCTAACTATGCAGACACCCTGTGGGGGGgaaaagttagaaaaaaatcatagcTTTTGGTATAACATAAAATGGGCAGTTATCAGAAATGGGGTTTGCAGAGATTGTAGACCAACTCTGCTAGTTACTATAACATGATGGTGCTGAGTTTTGTCTTTTAGCAGTCAGGATTCATTCCAGAATTGTAGGAGTGAAACAAATTCCTGGTTGTGAGCTCTGCTTTTCTGGAATTTTGAATTTGTTACCTTTATTGACTTCCTTGTGTTTCCATTTATTGTAGAAATGAATATGATGACACAGTTCTTATCTTGGATGCTCTGAAGGTTACAGCCAATATTGTTTTTGGATATGCAACGTAaggaaatttttcttcttgtgtgCCACAGAAGTGAGCACTGAAATTGTACAGCTGCCCTTTTCCAGAACAGTGCTGTGGTGGTAACAGACCAGTAACCTCGGGCAGTTTGCAAGTGCAAAAGCTGCTGAATAGAAGTAGTCAAGAGCTTTCATAAAATCTTCAATGATAAATTGAAGCTCCTCCTATAAGGAGTTTGATAAACAGCTGTGGTGTGTGGTGCCATTGGAAGGGAAACCTTCCGTGAGCTGCTTGCAAGGGAACACAAAGAGCAGGTTGGCCTTGGACACAACCTGGTTTTCAAATTGTAGGAAATTCCTTCCCCCGTTCCCAGCACAACTTTACTCCTCACCATGCAGATGTTGCAGTGTTTGTTCCTTGTCTGATGCTGGTGATCTCACAGGTGCCAAGGAGCAGAAGCTTTTGAAATTCAGCAGTCGGGGTTGGCCAATGGCATCTTCATGAAGTTCCTGAAGGAGCGCTTGTTAGAAGACAAGAAGATCACTGTTCTGCTTGATGAGGTTGCAGAAGGTGAACTCCAGCTTACTGCACTAACAGTCTCCTCAGCCTGCATTGCTGAAAACAACTTTGCTTACATGTTCTTCCTCCCATGGTGAATGTGTTACACTACTTAAAGCTCTTTCTTCTTGTGTTTTGATCAAATAGCAGCTTTTATCAAGAAGCAGCTGCTACTGGGCAGCACATTAACACATTCTTGGTGTTGTAAAGGGATCTGAGCTTCTTTAATAGTGTGCAGTTTTACACTTTAGTGAACCTTATTTGTTCTGAGTATCTTTCCTCATGGAGCTTTGAATTGTCCATTGACAAAAATGCTCTTCTGTCCTGTGGTTCCAGCTGCCTGTGGTAGTCCAGTCCTTTGCAAGTTCATTTAAACAATTAATGGAGTCCTACCTGCCCCAGAGTGCTATAGTGATGATAATGATTTGTTCTCTGTCGAGAACAGTAAGTTCTCTTAAGTGCATTAAATAGGGCAATGCACTGCTTTCAAATGCCTGGTTCAGTAATTGTATTTTAGATTTGATGGGAAAAGTGCTAAAGTGAAAAAGGTCGAGGGAACACGTGCTGCTCCTGTGCAAACATCTGCTCCAGGTACAGAAGAACAGGCCAGCCATTTTGGCCCAGATCAGCCAGTGTGAGGCTGGCTCTGTAGGGGATGTCTCTCATCAGCTGCAGGTCACAGAGCTTTGCCCAGTCTGTCTTTTGTTCAAGAATGGAGAGAAGGACTGACATGTTGGGCAGTGTGACAGGCGCTGCTGTCAGTATTCCCAGTCTTGAGTGTCAGGGACCACACAGGTAAATTGAAGACACTTGTAAATGTGCCAGAGGAGTGCTAGGATTGCCAGTGTTCCATGTAAATACCCCCAGGGAAAAGGCCCTGCTGGCACTGTGCTTCCTGCTGGCTGCCTTTGCCACCAGAGTGCAGTGCTGGCTCGTGCTCAGCTTGCTGGCCCCCAGGCCCCCGAGGTGcttccctgcagagctctgtcCCAGGGAGTCAGGCCTCTCCCTGCACAGGTGCAGGGCATCATTCCTGCCTGGGTGCAGGTGTTCCCTGCTGTTGGACTCCATGAGATTCCTCTCTGCCCAGttccacagccagggcagcacagtcctgtgggaTATCAGCCACTCCTCTCAGTTTTTAACCATCTGCAAACTTGCCAAGCTTTGCACTCTGTCCTGTCATATGGATCATTAGCGAGGCTGTTAAATAAACAATATTGGGCCCTTTATCAATGCTTAAAATACTCCCCTTGCCCCCCAGTCCTTTAGAAATCTCTGACTGGAATTATTCATGTTCTTGAAATCAGTCACTCTAATTAGGCCCTTCCCCACTCAGAGCTGTGATAGTGCTTGATCTGGCTTTGAGGAACAGGGGAGGGGGTTGGCCAGGCCCCACGTGAACCCTCagggccctgcagcagcaggaatggtGCCTTGGCCTTCAGGGAaggaagagctgcagctttTGATGGATGTGCTGGCGCTGGCATAAACACAGCAACCAaccacacagcactgcagcaagGGACTTAATTCAGTTGGAATGGCAGCAGCATTGATTTTGAAAGAACCTGTCTGCACCTTCCTTTCAGATATGGGCAAGTGTCCCCTGACCAAGGGCAGGCAAGCCCTGGAGATCCGCAGCAGCCTGTCGGAGAGGAGGGCGCTGACAGACCCCGTGCGGCAGAGCACAGCCTCGGCAGAGTCGCTGGCACGGAACCTGCAGTGGGCCAAGGCTCATGGTAGGGGACACTGCTCTTACATGAGCCTGCTGCCGTGGGGGGAGAAGTGAGGGCATGGAGTATTGAATGGAAATGGGAGACATTCAGATTTATTAGTCTGTTCAGTAGGAAATCTTTGTGTTTGGGTTTACCCTTACATGAGACAGGAATGAACAAGGTGACATGGAGAATTCATCCAGAGTAAGTATATTTAAAACCACAGTAGGGGAGACTTACAGGATGTCTGCCCCCTGGGACAGTGTCCCAGGAGTCTGTGTGTCTAACAATGACACTTCTTCTAAGACATCATTAATCTCATTCAAAAGTCATCACCTAGAATAGGCAGGCAAACTGTATGGCAAGTGTGCATGAGATGAAAAGGAGTTTTCAATGTATACAACTAAGAAAATAAGGGTGAGATGAGTTGGAGGCTTTCTAGCTTCTTTTAACAAAGGCAGTGCAGTTTAAGATCTTTCACCTTATTTACCTAAAGTTGTTGGGGTACATCTTCAAATTGCTTTGATAGATTGGGCAGAGGGTCGGGGTGGCATTTCTAAGACAGCTCTTCCACAGATGCAGGTATTTATTTGTGAAATTATGCccttaatttttgtttgttaaatgattgaaaaaaacacagaaactattttagaaaaataccaAATGCCTATGCTGAGTTATATTTAGCCTGTAATGATGTGTTCTTCGCAGAGCTTCCAGAAAGCAGGTACCTTGATTTTCAATGTGGTGTTCAGATCCAGCTGGGCTTTGCAGCAGAGTTCTCCAACGTCATGATAATCTACACGAGGCTGGTGCAGAAACCCCCCGAAATGGCCGTTTGCAGAGCCCACGTCACAGACTTCGCTCTCGTGAGTGCTTCCTCTTGGGGTCTCCTCATCTTGCTCCACTGAAGTTGAAAATTTCCTGTTCTATCCATGTCAGACTGCATCTTTTGTAATAAAATGGGTCCAAACTTATTTCAGTTTCTAAAACTGAAATAAGTAATGGTTTATGATCTACAAATTCTATAGCTTTGATTAAGTTCTCGTTTCTTTCTTGCAACAGGACCTGGATGTGGATCCTAAATTGGCTAATAAAGGAACTCCTGAGGAAACTGGAAGCTATTTAGTATCAAAGGACCTTCCCAAACACTGCCTCTACACCAGGCTGAGTTCACTGCAAAAACTAAGGGTTAATATATATTACTCCTCACGTTTGTTCAGATAACTGACACTAATCATGTACTTTGCAGCTCTGTTGAAGCATCTGTGTATTGTCTGCACAGTAAGTTCTTTGGAGGGAAGCAATGACTGATAGCACAGTTTAGTGACTTTAATTCTGTAGCTGAAAAGTAAAAGCCAGGGAATTGATGCATATGCAATCCTGAAACCGGCATGCGAGGCCCTCTGTATTTTCTTGGCCAAGGTGGTTGTTTTTGTGAAGATGATCTATAGCACACTCTGAGGGTGTTCCTATGCACTGCAGTTCAGGAAGAACGTGACCTGAAGCAGAGCTGCCTCTTACAGAGTCATTAGTAGGAGCTGAAAGTGTTGTGTATCATCAGCCAGTGCTCCTGGGCATGCAGTTTTTGGAAGGTTCTCCCTTCAGCAGACTGGGGCACTGTGAAGTGTCTCTCTGTATCTTTGTGTCATGAGCACCTGCCATCTCTTCTTCAGTGCTTCTGGCAGCTGAGGTAACATAAGTGCTTCTGGAATTACAGACTGTCCTGTGAGAAAGTACTGACCAAAAGAGGTCCTCAGTAAACAAGTCTTGCCCAGTGTGTGTCCTCAGCTCCTAAAAAGGTTGCTCTTCTCCAGGAGGCCAGGCCTCTCAAAGGGTTTCCTGCAGGGTTTATTTGGATTGGAAGTATAACTTGTTCTCTCCCCCACCTTTCCTCTTTTACAGGAACACTTGATCTTCACTGTTTGCTTGCACTATGAGTATTCAGGAATAGAAGATACAATGGATGAAAGAAAGGAAGTTAATGTTGGGAAGCCCCTTATTGCTAAATTAGGCCTTCATCATGGATTCAAAACCAATAACTGTCCTCATACCTGTTGCATGGCTGGTTATCCTTTTCATAATTCAGTGGAATCGAGTCTTAGAGAGGCAGCTGAATACTACATCTCCAGCCACTGCCAACCAGATTCCTGTCCAGGTGTTTACCATCCAAACTGCACTTGCTCAGCCAGCATCACACAATCAGAGGCGTGTTCCTGCAATGGGCCTTCCAGGATATTGGCTTCAAGACATGAAGTATGGAATTACTCACCCACTGTGGAAAAGAGTAATGTACCAGTAGAGACCACTGATGATACTGTTGAACTGGAATTCCTTCTCTCTGACAGCCTCAGCTTCTCTGAACAGCAGTAGCTGGGATGTGTTTGGCACAGACctccacagagctctgcaggatGCCTCCTGAGTAAAAATAACCTGTTATCCTGAGAGTCCTGCAACTGCCTCTTTGGCTCCAGAAGAGCATCTGCCCCGTGGAACTCTCCACTAGGAGATTTCAGGGCTGCTGTTGCTGTCTCTCTAGTTACAGCTTTGGTTCATGCATCAGCTACTTCTCCTCATTCTGTCAGCTAATTAGGAGCTTTGGCAGCTCCCATACATTAAGTTTCTGGGCCATGTTCACCTTGACATAAATTCCTGAGTGCTGCAGGGATGATGGTTTCAGTATTGCTCCTGCCTTGCACAGAATTTTAATTCAGGCGGAGTAAGATCTGCTCGCTTTTTAGAGTGTGGCATTTTGAGCACCAAGGTGTTTGCTGTGGACTGGAGATAGTGTCAGGTGTGGGGGAGGACAGGTTGGCAGTTTGAGGgagttgggtttattttttttaaaaaaaagattgatCACCCTCTTAGTTTAATAATTGCAGCAGTCTAGGAATGCAGTGAGGACCCCTCCATGTTGTGGAAATTAGGCAGTTATTAATTGCTAGGGTACCATTGCAGCAATTTAGCCATTCTAGGTTTATTTTAAGAGCTAATGAGAAAAAATGTGTTCTGCCATCCTTGTTGGCATGCAGTGAGCACGAGCCCAGGAGCCCTGTGGGTGTGTGTTACCACAGCAACCAGCCTCCACACCCACATCTGCAGTGGATGCGGGGGGAAGCGGCCAGGACCTTCCATGTGcccttcccacagcccctgctgGCACCTGCCTGTGTGCTTCCAAGTCCCTGCAACGGGGAGGGAAAGCCTTCAACCTGGTATGCAAATCACTACACATAAGATCAAGCAGCTCTCAGATGCTTCCTGGGCTCGCTGATGCCTTAACGTGATGGTTATGATTTATTTCACCTCTCTATACATGAGCTAGTTCTGCTTCCTGAGGCAGCTTCCTGCCACCCTGTCAGAGGGATGCTGAGCATGCATGGCAGGACAGCACCAGTCCTGTGGAGGTGGGTGCCTCTCCTGTGGGTTACCAGCAGGCAGCCTGGAGTCCTGGAGCAGCCTCTGTCACAACGTGCTCAGATTATTCCCCTCTAAATGGGCAGTTTGTTGGTGCTGTAGGTGTTTAAAGTGGTCCCAGGATTCTTCTCTGTTCACATCCTGTCTGTGCCTGTCagctcttttcctctcccttctgTTGAGTGCCAGTAGTATCTGTGGTACCTGCCTCTCAGGACCAGCTGAGGATTGGTCCAGCAGTTTTTGAGAACTGCTTTGAAATACTGGGAATGCACCAAATCTgatatcttttttttgtctgtagGAAGCATAACAATCTTTTAAGAAAGTACAGTTGctataaaacatttttgttttattttgtgtattttgtttattttgcagctTCTCAAAGCTTTGTAGGTTTTGTTTCACGCCTGCCTTAGGGATATGCAGAGTCTGCTGCACTCTGGTTGCAGCTGCAAAGAGAACACTTTGTTTGAAACAACCCTTAGATTATCAGTTCTGCTTTTAGTGGAAATAGTGGGTTCATTTTAATCAGAAAACAGCTGTGTTTGATGCCAAGCCATTTACCTGTGCTGGCAGGTAGAGAACTGCAGCTGTTTGCACACTCACTGTATTCCAGCACATAAATCAGAGGTGGGACTCGTTCACTTTGCAGAGTTGTATACATTGAAAACTCCTTTTCATCTCATGCACACTTACCATACAGTTTGCCTGCCTATTCTAGGTGATGACTTTTGAATGAG carries:
- the LOC135407086 gene encoding mucosa-associated lymphoid tissue lymphoma translocation protein 1-like isoform X4, giving the protein MDRGAAGPLPLGRLAEPLLRRLSELLDRAAPGKGWRELAQRAGSRGTVRLSPLDLEQCSLQVLEPEGSPSWSLLKLLGDRGCTVVELVESLQALEHTEALQCLGHAGIKIVVQPDSQAVLSGQVVKLCCWATGHPFVHYQWFKQEKEVPHGDSPELVLNPVSVKDSGFYICRVNSGCSFVFSRWARLEVCELRGASHGSVVGLPQNKLCICVQPQPQNLTVGDALVLECGAVGNPIPHYQWFRNGFPLANGSKNVYTVTSVDVEHQGTYWCHVFNDHEDEDSKKVEVIIEDFNDLQESDPQEVSSHRPVATDKVALLIGNMSYWNHPQLKAPMVDVYELTSLLRQLDFKVVSLLDLTESEMRNAVDEFLLLLDKGVYGLLYYAGHGYENYGNSFMVPVDAPNPYRSAHCPCVQDILRRMQHKETGLNVFLLDMCRKRNEYDDTVLILDALKVTANIVFGYATCQGAEAFEIQQSGLANGIFMKFLKERLLEDKKITVLLDEVAEDMGKCPLTKGRQALEIRSSLSERRALTDPVRQSTASAESLARNLQWAKAHELPESRYLDFQCGVQIQLGFAAEFSNVMIIYTRLVQKPPEMAVCRAHVTDFALDLDVDPKLANKGTPEETGSYLVSKDLPKHCLYTRLSSLQKLREHLIFTVCLHYEYSGIEDTMDERKEVNVGKPLIAKLGLHHGFKTNNCPHTCCMAGYPFHNSVESSLREAAEYYISSHCQPDSCPGVYHPNCTCSASITQSEACSCNGPSRILASRHEVWNYSPTVEKSNVPVETTDDTVELEFLLSDSLSFSEQQ
- the LOC135407086 gene encoding mucosa-associated lymphoid tissue lymphoma translocation protein 1-like isoform X1, with amino-acid sequence MDRGAAGPLPLGRLAEPLLRRLSELLDRAAPGKGWRELAQRAGSRGTVRLSPLDLEQCSLQVLEPEGSPSWSLLKLLGDRGCTVVELVESLQALEHTEALQCLGHAGIKIVVQPDSQAVLSGQVVKLCCWATGHPFVHYQWFKQEKEVPHGDSPELVLNPVSVKDSGFYICRVNSGCSFVFSRWARLEVCELRGASHGSVVGLPQNKLCICVQPQPQNLTVGDALVLECGAVGNPIPHYQWFRNGFPLANGSKNVYTVTSVDVEHQGTYWCHVFNDHEDEDSKKVEVIIGRKAMAVECTEEDFNDLQESADPQEVSSHRPVATDKVALLIGNMSYWNHPQLKAPMVDVYELTSLLRQLDFKVVSLLDLTESEMRNAVDEFLLLLDKGVYGLLYYAGHGYENYGNSFMVPVDAPNPYRSAHCPCVQDILRRMQHKETGLNVFLLDMCRKRNEYDDTVLILDALKVTANIVFGYATCQGAEAFEIQQSGLANGIFMKFLKERLLEDKKITVLLDEVAEDMGKCPLTKGRQALEIRSSLSERRALTDPVRQSTASAESLARNLQWAKAHELPESRYLDFQCGVQIQLGFAAEFSNVMIIYTRLVQKPPEMAVCRAHVTDFALDLDVDPKLANKGTPEETGSYLVSKDLPKHCLYTRLSSLQKLREHLIFTVCLHYEYSGIEDTMDERKEVNVGKPLIAKLGLHHGFKTNNCPHTCCMAGYPFHNSVESSLREAAEYYISSHCQPDSCPGVYHPNCTCSASITQSEACSCNGPSRILASRHEVWNYSPTVEKSNVPVETTDDTVELEFLLSDSLSFSEQQ
- the LOC135407086 gene encoding mucosa-associated lymphoid tissue lymphoma translocation protein 1-like isoform X2, encoding MDRGAAGPLPLGRLAEPLLRRLSELLDRAAPGKGWRELAQRAGSRGTVRLSPLDLEQCSLQVLEPEGSPSWSLLKLLGDRGCTVVELVESLQALEHTEALQCLGHAGIKIVVQPDSQAVLSGQVVKLCCWATGHPFVHYQWFKQEKEVPHGDSPELVLNPVSVKDSGFYICRVNSGCSFVFSRWARLEVCELRGASHGSVVGLPQNKLCICVQPQPQNLTVGDALVLECGAVGNPIPHYQWFRNGFPLANGSKNVYTVTSVDVEHQGTYWCHVFNDHEDEDSKKVEVIIGRKAMAVECTEEDFNDLQESDPQEVSSHRPVATDKVALLIGNMSYWNHPQLKAPMVDVYELTSLLRQLDFKVVSLLDLTESEMRNAVDEFLLLLDKGVYGLLYYAGHGYENYGNSFMVPVDAPNPYRSAHCPCVQDILRRMQHKETGLNVFLLDMCRKRNEYDDTVLILDALKVTANIVFGYATCQGAEAFEIQQSGLANGIFMKFLKERLLEDKKITVLLDEVAEDMGKCPLTKGRQALEIRSSLSERRALTDPVRQSTASAESLARNLQWAKAHELPESRYLDFQCGVQIQLGFAAEFSNVMIIYTRLVQKPPEMAVCRAHVTDFALDLDVDPKLANKGTPEETGSYLVSKDLPKHCLYTRLSSLQKLREHLIFTVCLHYEYSGIEDTMDERKEVNVGKPLIAKLGLHHGFKTNNCPHTCCMAGYPFHNSVESSLREAAEYYISSHCQPDSCPGVYHPNCTCSASITQSEACSCNGPSRILASRHEVWNYSPTVEKSNVPVETTDDTVELEFLLSDSLSFSEQQ
- the LOC135407086 gene encoding mucosa-associated lymphoid tissue lymphoma translocation protein 1-like isoform X3; the encoded protein is MDRGAAGPLPLGRLAEPLLRRLSELLDRAAPGKGWRELAQRAGSRGTVRLSPLDLEQCSLQVLEPEGSPSWSLLKLLGDRGCTVVELVESLQALEHTEALQCLGHAGIKIVVQPDSQAVLSGQVVKLCCWATGHPFVHYQWFKQEKEVPHGDSPELVLNPVSVKDSGFYICRVNSGCSFVFSRWARLEVCELRGASHGSVVGLPQNKLCICVQPQPQNLTVGDALVLECGAVGNPIPHYQWFRNGFPLANGSKNVYTVTSVDVEHQGTYWCHVFNDHEDEDSKKVEVIIEDFNDLQESADPQEVSSHRPVATDKVALLIGNMSYWNHPQLKAPMVDVYELTSLLRQLDFKVVSLLDLTESEMRNAVDEFLLLLDKGVYGLLYYAGHGYENYGNSFMVPVDAPNPYRSAHCPCVQDILRRMQHKETGLNVFLLDMCRKRNEYDDTVLILDALKVTANIVFGYATCQGAEAFEIQQSGLANGIFMKFLKERLLEDKKITVLLDEVAEDMGKCPLTKGRQALEIRSSLSERRALTDPVRQSTASAESLARNLQWAKAHELPESRYLDFQCGVQIQLGFAAEFSNVMIIYTRLVQKPPEMAVCRAHVTDFALDLDVDPKLANKGTPEETGSYLVSKDLPKHCLYTRLSSLQKLREHLIFTVCLHYEYSGIEDTMDERKEVNVGKPLIAKLGLHHGFKTNNCPHTCCMAGYPFHNSVESSLREAAEYYISSHCQPDSCPGVYHPNCTCSASITQSEACSCNGPSRILASRHEVWNYSPTVEKSNVPVETTDDTVELEFLLSDSLSFSEQQ